The Cotesia glomerata isolate CgM1 linkage group LG9, MPM_Cglom_v2.3, whole genome shotgun sequence region GCATATACATTTAAATCTTCTGCAGTTTCATTTCTTTCCTCAAACACGAAGAAATTAAATCAGTAATTGTTATTCATACTTCGTCAAGTTAACATTAAATATCATTTGATTGCACGGGATTATTTTGTTGATATAACTCTTTAATAGTTACTAATTTTTACTACACAAATGACTGTAATACTTAAACTATTTCTGTTTTAGTTTCTTCGTGTAAATTGCACCTATAGATAGTAAACAAATtctcaatatatttttcttgttaattttaaattacatattCTTCGACGTAgagaaatatttcaataaaaatactatttctaTATCAAcaacatatatacatatatataatttaaaatatgtacGCCTGCCTATTCAGCAATACAacgagtatttaaaaatatgtgcgtgcAATGGGTGTAAAATACCCATaactttttaaagaaaatatacacgctttttgttaataaatatagcattatatacataaaattaattactcgtTTTTAATCATATGTATACACATATGGATGGATATTTCATATTTCATAGTagtttagacaaaaaaaatttattattttataacaatttttttggagtaaacagacatttaaaacaattaaattatccatttatttatcactctctctctctctttttctatatataatatatatcggCATTTTTTCTGTACCTGCATCcagttaaatatattttatatgtatacatataatacggcatatatatacatatttacaatattactTTATGTTTTAACCATAAATAACCATTAATAATGTAATTACACTTTTTTCAATGGATTaactctaatttttttcttcttatttaTACGgcaagaaatgaaaaaaaaaattttcaagattgTCCatcaagttttaaaaaaattcaaatttttttttaatagaaaattttttgaaaatcggcGTTTAGCGTGTCCGGATCACGGagaaaaattcaacaaatataaaactaaatatatattgaaaaataaaatttagaatgaaaataaaataaatataagtagCGGTACCTTAGTTTTAACAAGTGATGATTTTAAATCAGATAACAACTtgtatgtttaattttatacaaaaatttgttacgtttgtaattaatttgttaagaaaaaataattttatgtaactgttaaatattacttataaatataattctgTATAATGTAtgataaaattagttaatataGATTAACATTTTAAACTATGGtttgagtaataaaaaatctaaaacttAGTCGATTAAAACTAAGGTAACGATTAACGATTATACGACCGCACAATTGAAAGACTCAGGTATCCGTGAGAGGATATTCAAGTGTCAACAgagatcaaataaattaatactataacattttctcataaaattactaattatcttgaaattttttcaatatattagtttttaaaatttaataataacgaACAAACATACATTACATGGAAAAAACAAGATTACACTGGATAAcattccagattatactcagtaaaatctgtagtgaaaaaaaatttcagatcgtAGCTAgcataatccagattatactgagtgatatctggattatactaatTGTAATCTCCCATTTTGCCCAGTGAAATCTCAGATTATACTACGTAAGATTCCACTGGATATAATCCGAGATTGTATCCTGTAGAATTTGGATTAGACCCAGTGATATCTGcgccattttttttctagcgcctgcgcacttagcattatcatatgactatgaACAGGTTAGATCTTATTGTTACAcgactgaaattttttttcactacagatgtcactgagtataatctggaataTCATCCAGTgtaatcttgttctttccgtgtagtttatatttatatgaaaacaCCATATTGAAAATCTCGGaagaaatataatataatcaatattacttttaaaaaataatattaatttattgattgcaAGGAGAAGATACGTGAGCTTGAGAATGATTTCTTGAGTTAATATGACTTGCCTCACGTTTGAGCCTTTGCTTCAAATGAACCTTGGCGTGTCTTTTTTTCTCGTCACTTCTGGCAAACTTTCTTCCACATTGATCACAGCAGAATGGTTTTTCACCAGTGTGAGTTCTAACATGGGTAGTTAGGTGATCGCTCCGTGAAAAAGAGCGCATGCATATGCGACACTGGAATGGCTTCTGACCCGTATGAATACGTATATGTCTTGTAAGTTCATCGCTACGTGAGAATCGTCGATCACATCCGTCGACTGGGCAAGCATAAGGCCTTTCATGGACTGGAGTTTTGCTCGGTCTGTTAGGATACTTTCTCGGTTTAACTGGTACTAGCCTCAGAGGGAGAGAACTCTGTTGATAAACTTGGGACAGAATTTCATGGCCTTTTGATGTGCTAGGATTGTACTCAGCAAGTTGAACAGCCCCGGACCCTGATGTCGATAGCTGTTGTTGAGGTTGAGACTGTTGGTGTTGCTGCACTGCTGGATTGTATCCAGAGTTACCAACTGGTTCTTGTTTGAGCGTCGTTTCTTGGTGATGATggtggtgatgatgatgaggCTGAGGCTGGTGATGAGACAGTAGTCCTGGATCATAGCTGTCCTCGTGACTAGTGAGCCAAGTTGTCGATGTCGAAGATGGTGAATCGTGATATCCAGAATGAGTTGGGGGCTTTGAATCAACTTGAAGAAGTTCTACAGTCTCTCCACCGTAGGGGGCTGAGTGAAGTGATGGATGGAGGAATGGTTGACTGGTTAAGGTAAGAGAGGGTGATGGAATTGAATTCCATATTTCTTGAGAtgtttgttgttgttgttgttgttgttgctgttgttgttgttgttgttgttgttgttgttgttgttgttgttgttgttgttgttgttgttgttgttgttgttgttgttgttgttgttgttgttgttgttgttgttgttgttgttgttgttgctgttgctgctgctgttgttgttgctgaGGTGTTTGAAGAGTATTGAGAGTAGTCGATTGAGTGCAGGTAGTTGTAAAGATACCGCGATAAGTAAGCGTGGGTACATTACAAATGTTGACACTAGTGACAGGCGTAGAAGAAACAGATGTCGTCGAGTGCGGAGCTGAGTAGAGAATGACACCTCCTTGAAGGATATTACAGCGCTCAATATCCTCCTGGGACTGATGATGACGCTGGGGACTAGACGCTGGATGTGATCCGCCAGTGGAATCTGTGTTATCTTGATGGTGATGGTGATGATGCTGCTGGTGATCTCTTCCCGTAGAAACCACCGTTTCATCATCCTCCACAGTTGCTGCTTCGAGGGACAGATCATCACCTGCTAGGCTACCTGCAATTTGAAGAAATAGAGGGTTAATATTATACCATTAATTAAATgagttaattataaatttatttgataattaatagtGTCTCGCGCAGACTCATTCAGCTATATGCTGGTCGATTTTGCTGGGGACGCTGACTCCCGGGCAATGCATTGTTTAACACACAAACGCCATTGTGTAGTAAAGGAAGAAGCGAATGATACGATATCAATTTTATCTTATACGGCTAACGCTCTATTATCTACAACTCATTCGTCTGTATCCTGCTGACATTTTCAGTAGATacgtttaaaattattatagatcAAGTTGGACGAGATAGTCACACTGAAACAGATGtttcaacttttattttttttttttaaataaaattttaagagccaaaaaagtatttctatgTCGGGTTAACTCTAGAGCAGTATCTAACACAAATCTACCTTTGatgtgaattaaaaaaataatattgcatATAATATTTGTTTACAAGTTACCGTAGAAAGGAGTAAAGTCAGCTGTGGGTGaatctaataataatatctaaGAGGGATGAAAGCCAGACAGAGGGTAAGAAGGAAGGTTGATAGCACAAGCGGAGAATGAAAACAGTATTGTGGTATCGGGGTCGTATGGAACTATGAATGAATTCAGAGAAGAGGGGAAGCATTCGGGAAAAACAGCTACCGGAGGGATACGGGATTGAGCGCAGAGAAgagaatataatattaaagccGAGAAGGAGTTGAGGGTGGTGAGGAGAAGAGTCTGCCTGAATGTAGGGGTCGTTAAGTATTGATCCACGGTCGCTGGTTGAGCATCGATATTGGTCGTTTTTGCGGGTGACCGTTCTACGTCACGGACGTCGCGTGGCTCTGACGACCTTGACTTTGCCTTTGAACAATTTCTCCGGTGCTTTCGAGTTCAAAGTCAAATAGGatcgataataaaatatagtcTTTTAAATGGTACTATTTTATCACGTGGGTAACGTGGATGCTGTACCTGATATTGGCGGTGGTTCTACGAGCGCTGAGGGCCCAAAAAAAGATGGCAAATCACTGCTGGTGGTCACAGGAGTGTTTAAATCACCAGGTTTATCTTTTTCTGTGGTATCATGGATGTCATCTTGGCAGTTCCCGATGCACAC contains the following coding sequences:
- the LOC123271274 gene encoding myb-like protein Q; protein product: MVALVAMRREHTTGRSSNYEPANPLAGFDHLQPNPFGHPVINESRTRDVQNPEDGELQEFVDIAQVQQLLQQQTQHQQQHHHHQQPPTTSCLWGAVYPPPPPTISYPHHHHHHHHHHPSESHQSGEETQCGPEEAIAASTTIVNPIQLQRMTMDGIEVVGTQHHAAASPFLLSSPPPGHHHHHVHHTHASYNIQAVQLSFDTCLAYNTATSTSGIHIGRGTSSPIAATSINSGKAVSLLTLSSCPPLHSASSDSSDAHHRHRHHHHHNHHHNDTHQHHSISDNPISPGDSGKKQIQHQRNGDDDDVCIGNCQDDIHDTTEKDKPGDLNTPVTTSSDLPSFFGPSALVEPPPISGSLAGDDLSLEAATVEDDETVVSTGRDHQQHHHHHHQDNTDSTGGSHPASSPQRHHQSQEDIERCNILQGGVILYSAPHSTTSVSSTPVTSVNICNVPTLTYRGIFTTTCTQSTTLNTLQTPQQQQQQQQQQQQQQQQQQQQQQQQQQQQQQQQQQQQQQQQQQQQQQQQQQQQQQQQQQTSQEIWNSIPSPSLTLTSQPFLHPSLHSAPYGGETVELLQVDSKPPTHSGYHDSPSSTSTTWLTSHEDSYDPGLLSHHQPQPHHHHHHHHQETTLKQEPVGNSGYNPAVQQHQQSQPQQQLSTSGSGAVQLAEYNPSTSKGHEILSQVYQQSSLPLRLVPVKPRKYPNRPSKTPVHERPYACPVDGCDRRFSRSDELTRHIRIHTGQKPFQCRICMRSFSRSDHLTTHVRTHTGEKPFCCDQCGRKFARSDEKKRHAKVHLKQRLKREASHINSRNHSQAHVSSPCNQ